Proteins from one methanogenic archaeon mixed culture ISO4-G1 genomic window:
- a CDS encoding DEAD/DEAH box helicase, protein MSGFSSLEINKKLISAVRDMGWKEPTPIQRESVPEGLLGRDLFGEAQTGTGKTGAYALISLGRVKAGSQLPSVIVLTPTRELALQVSNEFRDLCKYSGHRVTAIYGGASYGTQIKTLENGCDVVIGTPGRILDLHGKEILNLSAIKELVIDEADRMLDMGFIEDIEKIIGLTPEDRQTLMFSATLSDDIRSLAKKSMKDPMEISVSHDTPATDLVKQYYIETPRSKKVDILRDIMANGNPKMLIFCSTKTMVDDLYDGFSKEGMKIGAIHGDMPQLRREKTVKGFRNNRMKVLVATDVAARGLDIDDIECVVNYDAPVDPETYTHRIGRAGRAGRTGVSITFISNREDRRIPSYEEFMGMKVERVTRKQIPRLRIDNPELKALHADEIIKEQPQVSHRKKVDATATKDVVIKADMVVLSLNIGKSSGVTRTDIVSFVAGCASIPEDSIGRVGLSAKGSFVEVEASRADDIIKAVNSARFNGKRVKAGYAPQKERCKDKLAKNQ, encoded by the coding sequence ATGTCTGGATTCAGCAGCCTCGAGATCAACAAGAAGCTCATTTCCGCGGTCAGGGACATGGGATGGAAGGAACCCACGCCTATCCAGAGGGAATCCGTGCCCGAAGGGCTACTGGGCAGGGACCTGTTCGGAGAGGCTCAGACCGGTACCGGAAAGACGGGTGCGTATGCACTGATTTCCTTAGGAAGGGTCAAGGCCGGATCGCAACTCCCGTCGGTTATCGTCCTCACTCCCACAAGGGAGCTGGCACTTCAGGTCTCCAACGAATTCAGGGACCTCTGCAAGTACTCCGGTCACAGGGTGACCGCGATCTACGGCGGTGCATCCTACGGCACACAGATCAAGACCCTCGAGAACGGCTGCGACGTGGTGATTGGTACTCCGGGGAGGATACTGGACCTCCACGGGAAGGAGATCCTGAACCTCAGCGCGATCAAAGAATTAGTGATCGACGAGGCGGACAGGATGCTTGACATGGGATTCATCGAGGACATCGAGAAGATCATCGGCCTCACACCCGAGGACAGGCAGACTCTGATGTTCTCCGCCACCCTCAGCGACGACATTCGCTCTCTGGCGAAGAAGTCCATGAAGGACCCGATGGAGATCTCCGTATCCCACGACACCCCCGCGACGGACCTGGTGAAGCAGTACTACATCGAGACTCCCCGCAGCAAGAAGGTCGACATCCTCAGGGACATCATGGCCAACGGCAACCCCAAGATGCTCATCTTCTGTTCCACGAAGACCATGGTCGACGACCTGTACGACGGTTTCAGCAAGGAGGGCATGAAGATCGGTGCCATCCACGGTGACATGCCCCAGCTGAGAAGGGAGAAGACCGTCAAGGGCTTCCGCAACAACAGGATGAAGGTCCTGGTGGCGACCGATGTCGCGGCAAGGGGCCTGGACATCGACGACATAGAATGCGTCGTGAACTACGACGCACCGGTGGACCCGGAGACGTACACTCACCGCATCGGACGCGCGGGACGTGCGGGAAGGACCGGTGTTTCGATAACGTTCATATCCAACAGGGAGGACCGCCGTATACCCTCTTACGAGGAGTTCATGGGCATGAAGGTGGAGAGGGTCACCAGGAAACAGATCCCGAGGCTCCGCATCGACAATCCCGAGCTCAAGGCGCTCCATGCGGACGAGATCATAAAGGAACAGCCCCAGGTGTCCCACAGGAAGAAGGTGGATGCCACAGCTACCAAGGACGTCGTGATCAAGGCGGACATGGTTGTCCTTTCCCTGAACATAGGCAAGTCCTCGGGCGTCACCCGCACGGACATCGTATCGTTCGTAGCGGGATGTGCCAGCATACCCGAGGATTCCATCGGTCGCGTAGGCCTGTCCGCGAAGGGATCCTTCGTAGAGGTGGAGGCCTCCCGTGCGGACGACATCATCAAGGCGGTCAACTCGGCAAGGTTCAACGGTAAGAGGGTCAAGGCCGGTTACGCTCCGCAGAAGGAGAGATGCAAGGACAAGCTGGCCAAGAACCAGTGA
- a CDS encoding MATE efflux family protein has protein sequence MYIDNFRIIRVMSSDKDVKVMLGDPKKAILSMIAPIMIAFLIGQLDLFVDSIWCSSLGPNVMSAIGLVMSIYFVFLGIGNGIGVGLNVCISRMIGADDTEGAARRLSSTLIFMIIVSVPLTPIMLLFMDPIILLIGGGEIMDECRQYLLPVFVLLVSLVMNGLFAGALRGEGAAKMSSIILGFSAVMNLILDPIMIFGLGLGLLGASIATMVSSVMATAIFALHYLRGNSYIPLKLSEKKIDWESVRDVMNVGLPQMLELNVMSILNLVLVALVIGTGGPDGMTTYSIPWRIASLMIVVAQSFAAAMVPVCSSSIGQGDRERMRTGYYFAVKSATLYGTILSVIIAIAAPLIVLLFTYDPSMMEFREELIRVTRIYCSFMVFFGLIYVGSSMLSALKKSQYALASSLIRNIVLIAMFVVASYHDMDWFYWSLAAGEIFGGILMMGLAQWFFRKQYAAMGPKADAAA, from the coding sequence ATGTATATCGACAACTTCCGCATAATCCGTGTTATGAGCTCCGATAAGGATGTGAAAGTCATGTTGGGTGACCCGAAGAAGGCCATCCTCTCGATGATCGCACCCATCATGATAGCGTTCCTGATCGGGCAGCTCGACCTCTTCGTGGATTCTATATGGTGCTCCTCGCTGGGACCGAACGTGATGTCCGCGATAGGTCTTGTGATGTCTATCTACTTCGTGTTCCTCGGCATAGGGAACGGTATCGGTGTGGGACTGAACGTTTGCATCTCGAGGATGATCGGCGCCGACGACACCGAGGGAGCTGCAAGAAGGCTGTCCAGCACGCTGATCTTCATGATCATCGTATCCGTTCCCCTGACCCCGATAATGCTCCTCTTCATGGACCCGATCATCCTGCTCATCGGCGGCGGGGAGATCATGGACGAATGCAGGCAGTACCTGCTGCCGGTCTTCGTTCTGCTGGTATCCCTGGTGATGAACGGGCTGTTCGCCGGTGCACTAAGAGGGGAGGGTGCGGCGAAGATGTCCTCGATCATACTAGGGTTTTCCGCAGTGATGAACCTGATCCTAGACCCGATAATGATATTCGGTCTCGGTCTCGGCCTGCTGGGTGCATCCATAGCAACGATGGTATCATCGGTGATGGCTACCGCGATCTTCGCCCTGCACTATCTGAGAGGTAACTCATACATCCCGCTCAAACTCTCGGAGAAGAAGATTGATTGGGAATCCGTCCGCGACGTCATGAACGTCGGACTTCCGCAGATGCTAGAGCTCAACGTCATGTCGATCCTCAATCTGGTGCTCGTTGCATTGGTGATCGGTACGGGCGGTCCGGACGGGATGACCACATACAGCATCCCGTGGAGGATCGCATCGCTGATGATAGTCGTGGCGCAGTCCTTCGCGGCAGCCATGGTGCCAGTGTGCTCATCCTCGATAGGTCAGGGCGACAGGGAGAGGATGCGCACAGGATACTACTTCGCGGTGAAGTCGGCCACGCTGTACGGGACGATACTGTCTGTGATCATCGCCATCGCCGCCCCGCTGATCGTGCTGCTGTTCACTTACGATCCCAGCATGATGGAGTTCCGTGAGGAGCTGATACGCGTCACCAGGATCTACTGCTCCTTCATGGTGTTCTTTGGCCTGATATACGTAGGGTCATCCATGCTCTCCGCCCTGAAGAAGAGCCAATACGCCCTCGCATCCTCGCTGATAAGGAACATCGTACTCATCGCGATGTTCGTCGTGGCGAGCTACCACGACATGGACTGGTTCTACTGGAGCCTCGCGGCCGGTGAGATCTTCGGAGGGATACTGATGATGGGTCTGGCGCAGTGGTTCTTTAGGAAGCAGTACGCTGCCATGGGCCCGAAGGCCGATGCCGCGGCCTGA
- a CDS encoding dimethylamine permease, producing the protein MGIPILIVPSLCDLSVSLWAMTILIWVFSVLSGFLINIPLGELCATFGVAGIGGSIQHVYRDDEKYKGKKLNTGRLIGSFGAWAYFATWVPVIPIFTIMTGDYLFGYFEVFYGLDGFMKTLFYLFLGALIYGFIILSGRKGLEGGAKTQLILAIITIIPILIIVMFPIITGDFHMEYITDELVPTGWQWTGNTILMVLGCFTVAQWSAVGWETAATYGAEYKNPGKDVPKALIACGLMCLFMYFVISFFMYGTLGIDGIIDAGAATLIPIAKGDFGEIGGAVAVLLLIAGMVMIIQTAFLGSARTIQIMAKDGNLPLMFAKTNKYGVPMVAMYFEVFIGFVIILTGITASQILAVSALGFSIAIGMCMMAFIKSRHDPRFKDVERVYRAPRWAYPGAWFMAIFEFFFMIPGLLYYVYDLMGVGYVFIGIAASLLYIPCWLVLQWWNAQTHPELMTGASFMKDQNPRPKLYGVLAIVGASITFLAFLGEWTEGIIGIDMMGSSLEGFQKMVPLITFVAGLAIAVIESINFFVPGRTSKPLAFVSLALSVIGLVMLVLFSLWAPSLGGCVFIAAFGLAVSTALTVMQVIGAMRFSSTSALDANAE; encoded by the coding sequence ATGGGGATACCTATCCTGATTGTACCTTCGCTGTGCGATCTGTCGGTCAGCCTCTGGGCGATGACCATCCTGATCTGGGTGTTCTCGGTTCTGTCCGGATTCCTCATCAACATCCCGCTGGGAGAGCTCTGTGCGACATTCGGAGTCGCCGGTATCGGCGGTTCGATCCAGCATGTCTACAGGGACGACGAAAAGTACAAGGGAAAGAAGCTCAACACCGGACGTCTCATAGGTTCGTTCGGAGCGTGGGCCTACTTCGCCACATGGGTGCCCGTCATCCCCATTTTCACCATTATGACAGGCGACTACCTCTTCGGATACTTCGAGGTCTTCTACGGTCTCGACGGATTCATGAAGACCTTGTTCTACCTGTTCCTCGGCGCGCTGATCTACGGTTTCATCATCCTCTCGGGAAGGAAAGGACTCGAGGGCGGTGCGAAGACCCAGCTCATCCTCGCCATCATCACGATCATCCCCATCTTAATCATCGTCATGTTCCCGATCATCACCGGGGACTTCCATATGGAGTACATCACCGACGAGCTCGTCCCCACCGGATGGCAGTGGACCGGCAACACGATCCTCATGGTCCTCGGATGCTTCACCGTCGCCCAGTGGAGCGCCGTCGGTTGGGAGACCGCCGCGACCTACGGAGCGGAGTACAAGAACCCCGGAAAGGATGTTCCCAAGGCTTTGATCGCCTGCGGACTCATGTGCCTGTTCATGTACTTCGTCATCTCGTTCTTCATGTACGGAACGCTCGGAATCGACGGAATCATCGACGCCGGTGCGGCAACTCTGATCCCCATCGCCAAGGGCGACTTCGGAGAGATCGGAGGCGCCGTCGCCGTTCTCCTGCTCATCGCCGGAATGGTCATGATCATCCAGACCGCGTTCCTCGGATCCGCCAGGACCATCCAGATCATGGCAAAGGACGGGAACCTCCCCCTTATGTTCGCCAAGACCAACAAGTACGGTGTTCCCATGGTCGCCATGTACTTCGAGGTCTTCATCGGATTCGTCATCATCCTCACAGGGATCACCGCATCCCAGATCCTCGCCGTCTCGGCGCTCGGATTCTCCATCGCCATCGGAATGTGCATGATGGCCTTCATCAAGTCCAGGCACGACCCGCGCTTCAAGGACGTCGAGAGGGTCTACAGGGCACCCCGCTGGGCATACCCCGGAGCATGGTTCATGGCCATCTTCGAGTTCTTCTTCATGATCCCCGGTCTCCTGTACTACGTATACGACCTCATGGGCGTGGGATATGTGTTCATCGGAATCGCGGCAAGTCTGCTCTACATCCCCTGCTGGCTGGTACTGCAGTGGTGGAACGCGCAGACCCACCCCGAGCTCATGACCGGTGCGTCCTTCATGAAGGACCAGAACCCCAGGCCCAAGCTCTACGGGGTCCTGGCGATCGTAGGAGCGAGCATCACGTTCCTGGCATTCCTCGGCGAGTGGACCGAGGGCATCATCGGAATCGATATGATGGGTTCCTCCCTCGAGGGATTCCAGAAGATGGTCCCGCTGATCACGTTCGTCGCAGGACTTGCGATCGCGGTGATCGAGTCGATCAACTTCTTCGTTCCAGGCAGGACATCCAAGCCTCTGGCGTTCGTGTCCCTGGCGCTGTCCGTCATCGGACTCGTCATGCTCGTGCTGTTCTCCCTCTGGGCCCCCAGCCTGGGAGGATGCGTCTTCATCGCCGCGTTCGGACTCGCAGTCTCGACGGCACTCACCGTCATGCAGGTCATCGGTGCGATGAGGTTCTCCAGCACTTCGGCCCTCGATGCCAACGCAGAGTGA
- a CDS encoding divergent AAA domain-containing protein, translating into MIVEDLIKLGESETLEFKERPTDDPKKYLKTIVGFRNSRGGSIIFGVKDDGTVVGVDNAPKIRDQIVDTIIANVSPLMMPHVYIYTLDGKELVIVEVGPVNESVSFLRSEGPEDGTYVRIGASTISAEEGEIVALKSERALESMDSMIVPGVIGEKDSNIVWLCEKLSRKKGDEVTVKDLVGLGLLIPCNGGYRATMAFRLLTDNPYGHAILQCARFFGPAETEFADRTEYSGSILTQADRGVEYVLSMIEKPSVIEGVYREDLFEIPVKAIREVILNAVIHRNYRIEVSPIFIAVFGDRIEITSPGGLPNGQTYERMLEGYSLPRNRIISRVFKECKSSEGWGRGLRRVFELCREEGLKEPKIDIIGHSVRVTFYRRRFNASSVTSSTSNEVTVLRMFGENPTMTIAELCESTTLTKHDAEVAIRSLKDKGVLRRVGARKRGEWLIESDASFEEKW; encoded by the coding sequence ATGATCGTCGAGGACCTCATCAAGCTGGGTGAATCAGAGACCCTGGAATTCAAGGAGAGGCCCACGGATGATCCGAAGAAGTATCTGAAGACCATCGTGGGATTCCGCAACAGCAGGGGAGGTTCCATAATCTTCGGCGTGAAGGATGACGGTACCGTCGTCGGCGTGGACAACGCACCGAAGATACGCGACCAGATCGTGGACACGATAATCGCGAACGTCTCGCCGTTGATGATGCCCCATGTGTACATCTACACCCTCGACGGGAAGGAACTGGTTATTGTGGAGGTCGGTCCGGTGAACGAATCCGTATCGTTCCTGAGGTCCGAGGGTCCCGAGGACGGGACATACGTCAGGATCGGGGCATCGACCATATCCGCGGAGGAGGGGGAGATCGTAGCCCTCAAATCCGAAAGGGCCTTGGAGTCCATGGACTCCATGATCGTCCCCGGTGTCATCGGGGAGAAGGACAGCAACATAGTTTGGCTGTGCGAGAAGCTCAGCAGGAAGAAGGGCGACGAGGTCACCGTGAAGGACCTTGTGGGCCTGGGATTGCTGATCCCATGCAACGGCGGATACAGGGCGACGATGGCCTTCAGACTGCTCACGGATAACCCGTACGGTCATGCGATATTGCAATGTGCCAGATTCTTCGGGCCTGCGGAAACGGAGTTCGCCGACAGGACCGAATACAGCGGGTCGATACTGACGCAGGCGGACAGGGGTGTCGAGTACGTCCTGTCGATGATAGAGAAGCCCTCTGTGATCGAGGGCGTGTACCGGGAGGATCTCTTCGAGATCCCCGTAAAAGCGATCCGCGAGGTCATCCTGAATGCGGTGATACACAGGAATTACAGGATAGAGGTCAGTCCGATATTCATAGCGGTCTTCGGGGACAGGATCGAGATCACATCGCCGGGAGGGCTTCCCAACGGGCAGACCTACGAGAGGATGCTGGAAGGCTACTCCCTACCCAGGAACAGGATCATCTCCAGGGTGTTCAAGGAATGCAAATCTTCGGAGGGATGGGGGAGGGGCCTGAGAAGGGTGTTCGAACTGTGCAGGGAGGAGGGTCTGAAGGAACCCAAGATAGACATCATCGGTCACTCCGTCCGTGTGACGTTCTACCGCAGACGCTTCAACGCATCATCAGTGACCTCATCCACCTCCAATGAGGTAACGGTGCTGAGAATGTTCGGGGAGAATCCGACGATGACCATAGCGGAGCTGTGTGAATCCACTACGCTCACCAAGCATGACGCGGAGGTGGCGATAAGGAGTCTGAAGGACAAGGGCGTCCTCAGACGCGTGGGTGCCCGTAAGCGCGGCGAATGGTTGATAGAATCGGATGCGTCGTTCGAAGAGAAATGGTGA
- a CDS encoding isopropylmalate/isohomocitrate dehydrogenase, translating to MVDEKAIQAAQEKFGALLRRQLERVEVLKNEPDWTDYSKLDKLIIGVCGGDGIGPYICASAQKVMETLLADKIKAGKVEIRQIDGLTIERRVEVMKAIPDDTLAALKECHVILKGPTTTPKKGDPWPNIESANVAMRKELDLFANVRPVSVPELGINWVFYRENTEGSYALGSDGINVTDDLAMDFCVATTQGTERIIRAGFEHAKKTGVNYVSLVTKANIIKTTDGKFLSIAEKVAKDYPEVQWDDWFIDITTAKLIDPARRSNFKVFVLPNLYGDIITDEAAQIQGGVGTAGSANIGKRYAMFEAIHGSAPRMVTEGRAQYADPCSMIKAVAMMMEHIGEIEKAKKLNMALDITTQFEKKLVMTGRDTGATGDEFAQYVLDTMARPDIEKVWQNYIDESIAKAKN from the coding sequence ATGGTAGACGAGAAAGCAATCCAGGCGGCACAGGAGAAATTCGGTGCCCTGCTCAGGAGACAGCTCGAGAGAGTCGAGGTCCTGAAGAACGAACCCGACTGGACCGACTACTCCAAGCTTGACAAGCTCATCATAGGCGTATGCGGAGGGGACGGGATCGGACCCTACATCTGCGCATCCGCACAGAAGGTCATGGAGACCCTGCTGGCCGACAAGATCAAGGCCGGAAAGGTCGAGATCAGGCAGATCGACGGACTCACCATCGAGAGGCGCGTCGAGGTCATGAAGGCCATCCCCGACGACACGCTCGCGGCGCTGAAGGAGTGCCACGTGATCCTGAAAGGACCGACAACCACGCCCAAGAAGGGAGACCCCTGGCCGAACATCGAGAGCGCCAACGTCGCCATGAGGAAGGAGCTTGACCTGTTCGCTAACGTCAGACCCGTATCCGTTCCCGAACTCGGGATCAACTGGGTCTTCTACAGGGAGAACACCGAGGGAAGCTACGCGCTGGGAAGCGACGGTATCAACGTCACCGACGACCTCGCCATGGACTTCTGTGTCGCAACCACGCAGGGAACAGAGAGGATCATCCGCGCCGGTTTCGAGCATGCGAAGAAGACAGGCGTCAACTACGTGTCGCTGGTCACTAAGGCCAACATCATCAAGACCACGGACGGTAAGTTCCTGAGCATCGCCGAGAAGGTCGCAAAGGACTACCCCGAGGTGCAGTGGGACGACTGGTTCATAGACATCACCACCGCCAAGCTCATCGACCCCGCCAGGAGGAGCAACTTCAAGGTGTTCGTCCTGCCCAACCTCTACGGTGACATCATCACCGACGAGGCCGCACAGATCCAGGGCGGTGTCGGAACAGCCGGTTCCGCCAACATCGGAAAGAGGTACGCCATGTTCGAGGCCATCCACGGATCCGCTCCCAGGATGGTCACCGAGGGCCGCGCTCAGTATGCGGACCCCTGCAGCATGATCAAAGCTGTTGCAATGATGATGGAGCACATCGGCGAGATCGAGAAGGCCAAGAAACTCAACATGGCCCTCGACATCACCACCCAGTTCGAGAAGAAGCTTGTCATGACCGGAAGGGACACCGGAGCCACCGGTGACGAGTTCGCTCAGTACGTTCTCGACACCATGGCAAGGCCCGACATCGAGAAGGTCTGGCAGAACTACATCGACGAGTCCATCGCCAAGGCGAAGAACTGA
- a CDS encoding MMPL family transporter, translating into MIFDRVANGIQRHAKAIVVIWVVILCISGYFAIRSPEVMSYDLNEMASDDSESIKGLVIISTEFPAAVVDESVMPILVLYYEDEEGLAAAQQFITDMNERMPEYEHLVSAVPMDPITKESGDGILMAYILTKDLDVFEAPAFTPEIRNFIDEVAEATGFTGAHYLTGSSAMSYDMEHDALEDISKIDPFTVLMILLLVGLFFRSFVSSATPPLTIGVAFAVTMALIFGLGHILNIFFLTNMMILVSMMGAGCDYCIFIIARYREELRTGLSHDEALHQAIVWAGESITISGASVIIGFGAISVCDYAMISTMGICLALGILVALIAALTLIPAMLQLIGDRVFWPTKMDAYKEGGKATKGWYAWCGNVGNRYFHRSADFSVKHAKAIAVVAIMITAPAVYVMTSGEESYDMISSMLGGESGEGMEYIDDYADQGLVMPNYTLIQYKEPIATVEKIDGTSGHLYWTDYWKETVSPTLPSLYTSMEEDENIAYAVGPFVWDDIMEMIEEEGITDTDEKMEFVKAHLSAKGVIFFNQFVKTVSGMGMDPKYLFTGPGQMIDDMVKLLAGVDFDWDAIVDAVKAAGITDPDQIVQVALQQITQQSAELGELVGGLVAALNKSGISNEALVDGFGTTADYLLNVSTSVVGGDFVDNGTGSGDATYISVTTATVAAAMSPTSMESISKIADVVSKYAADNSAIVVETWDTGSAVVMYDVSEEVKKQFTFIEVLVVIMILILLFVVMRSYLIPVRSVLTILMSITWTLAMTRLIFVDLLGGELLWLVPILLLVICLGLGMDYDILLTTRIKENRMHLGMTNDEAIKHAVTHTGSVITICGLIMGGAFGTLMISSMPLLQEFGFALCFAILVDALIVRTYIVPAIMHLLGDWNWKGPGYKEKMRSKE; encoded by the coding sequence ATGATATTTGACCGTGTAGCGAACGGCATACAGAGGCATGCAAAGGCCATCGTAGTCATCTGGGTAGTCATCCTGTGCATCTCAGGATACTTTGCGATCAGGTCCCCTGAGGTCATGAGCTACGATTTGAACGAGATGGCCTCCGACGATTCGGAGTCCATAAAGGGATTGGTGATCATTAGCACCGAGTTCCCCGCGGCAGTCGTGGACGAGTCGGTAATGCCCATCCTGGTCCTCTATTATGAGGACGAGGAAGGACTGGCGGCGGCGCAGCAGTTCATCACCGACATGAACGAACGGATGCCCGAATACGAGCATCTGGTATCGGCCGTGCCGATGGATCCGATAACCAAGGAGTCCGGAGATGGAATCCTCATGGCGTACATCTTGACGAAGGACCTGGACGTCTTCGAGGCCCCCGCATTCACGCCGGAGATCCGCAACTTCATCGACGAGGTCGCGGAGGCCACCGGGTTCACCGGTGCCCACTACCTCACGGGAAGCAGTGCGATGTCCTATGACATGGAGCACGATGCCCTCGAGGACATATCGAAGATCGATCCGTTTACCGTCCTGATGATCCTGCTCCTGGTAGGACTGTTCTTCAGGTCCTTCGTTTCCTCCGCGACGCCTCCGCTCACCATCGGAGTGGCGTTTGCGGTCACCATGGCCCTCATCTTCGGTCTGGGCCACATACTCAACATTTTCTTCCTCACGAACATGATGATCCTGGTGTCCATGATGGGTGCCGGATGCGACTACTGCATCTTCATCATCGCCCGTTACAGGGAGGAGCTCAGAACGGGTCTCTCCCATGACGAAGCCCTTCACCAGGCCATCGTCTGGGCAGGGGAATCCATCACCATCTCTGGTGCCTCGGTCATCATCGGATTCGGTGCGATCTCCGTCTGCGACTACGCCATGATATCCACCATGGGTATCTGCCTCGCGCTGGGAATCCTGGTCGCGCTCATTGCCGCGCTCACGTTGATCCCGGCGATGCTCCAGCTCATCGGGGACAGGGTCTTCTGGCCTACCAAGATGGATGCCTACAAGGAGGGCGGAAAGGCCACCAAGGGCTGGTACGCCTGGTGCGGAAATGTCGGGAACAGATACTTCCACAGGTCCGCAGACTTCTCGGTGAAGCATGCCAAGGCCATAGCCGTGGTCGCGATCATGATCACCGCTCCCGCGGTCTACGTCATGACATCAGGGGAGGAGTCCTACGACATGATCTCCTCGATGCTCGGAGGCGAGTCCGGGGAGGGAATGGAGTACATAGACGATTATGCAGACCAGGGTCTGGTCATGCCCAACTACACCCTCATCCAATACAAGGAGCCCATCGCAACGGTCGAGAAGATCGACGGTACCTCGGGGCACCTGTACTGGACGGATTACTGGAAGGAAACGGTCTCTCCGACGCTGCCCAGCCTGTACACGTCGATGGAGGAGGACGAGAACATAGCGTATGCGGTGGGACCGTTCGTCTGGGACGACATAATGGAGATGATCGAAGAAGAGGGCATCACGGACACCGACGAGAAGATGGAGTTCGTCAAGGCGCACCTTTCCGCCAAGGGTGTGATCTTCTTCAACCAGTTCGTCAAGACGGTTAGCGGAATGGGAATGGATCCCAAGTACCTGTTCACCGGACCCGGACAGATGATCGACGACATGGTCAAACTGCTGGCCGGAGTGGATTTCGATTGGGATGCCATCGTGGACGCGGTCAAGGCCGCAGGCATCACGGACCCCGACCAGATCGTCCAGGTGGCCCTCCAGCAGATCACGCAGCAGAGCGCAGAGCTGGGAGAGCTCGTCGGCGGTCTCGTGGCGGCACTGAACAAGAGCGGTATCTCCAACGAGGCCCTGGTCGACGGATTCGGAACAACGGCCGATTATCTGCTGAACGTGTCGACTTCCGTCGTCGGAGGCGATTTCGTCGACAACGGCACCGGTTCCGGCGATGCCACATACATCTCGGTCACCACCGCCACGGTCGCCGCCGCGATGTCCCCCACGTCGATGGAATCTATCTCCAAGATAGCAGACGTCGTCTCGAAGTACGCCGCGGACAACTCCGCTATTGTTGTGGAGACATGGGACACCGGTTCCGCGGTCGTCATGTACGACGTGTCGGAGGAGGTCAAGAAGCAGTTCACCTTCATCGAGGTGTTGGTCGTTATTATGATCCTCATCCTGCTGTTCGTGGTCATGAGGTCTTATCTGATCCCGGTGAGGTCCGTGCTGACCATCCTGATGTCCATCACATGGACCCTTGCGATGACGCGTCTGATCTTCGTGGACCTCCTGGGAGGAGAGCTCCTCTGGCTGGTCCCGATCCTGCTGCTGGTTATATGCCTTGGTCTGGGAATGGACTACGACATCCTGCTGACCACCCGTATCAAGGAGAACAGGATGCACCTCGGCATGACCAACGACGAGGCCATCAAGCACGCGGTCACCCACACCGGATCGGTCATCACCATCTGCGGTCTGATCATGGGAGGAGCATTCGGTACCCTCATGATCTCAAGCATGCCGCTGCTGCAGGAGTTCGGATTCGCACTGTGCTTCGCCATCCTGGTCGATGCGCTGATAGTCCGTACTTACATCGTGCCGGCGATCATGCACCTCCTCGGAGATTGGAACTGGAAAGGTCCAGGCTACAAGGAGAAGATGCGGTCCAAGGAATGA